Proteins encoded within one genomic window of Ascaphus truei isolate aAscTru1 chromosome 8, aAscTru1.hap1, whole genome shotgun sequence:
- the JSRP1 gene encoding junctional sarcoplasmic reticulum protein 1 isoform X2, whose product MPRGQGGEEVKRSKEEIIISQAAETEPSKKYDLQITEELEEFVESASEPSEEAPSPVSIPSKRSAIEAKPESTVPTGAAARRRPEPKSLGPVREEDAAPWECITLNKCLVVAAFVALLSVGFQVLQDGVDTEDEVSKVDAVSWTQHYSSLPPDINDQLPEPWFFEGWFSSSESKESELAKVKEKQPAKEEQPAKAKEEQPAKEEPPAKAKEEQPAKAKEEQPAKAKEEQPAKAKEEQPAEAPAAPVTQKPPESEREESHAKQKQSEQWGLKAKSKYMEAKASKIRRSSGEGSQRREVFPFMKKPKESPKPLGEVQEKAYKERGHQHKSELGGRRSDYPRKQRAEGGKQHRKGREEPKKYFKQEEKEKYKGWREEKQHKGARQHQKERDYSKHQDSRRHG is encoded by the exons GCGGCAGAGACAGAACCAAGTAAGAAATACGACCTGCAGATCACAGAGGAGCTGGAAGAGTTTGTGGAAAGCGCCAGTGAGCCAAGCGAGGAAGCCCCTAGTCCCGTATCCATACCAAGCAAACGGAGCGCCATCGAGGCTAAACCAG AAAGCACAGTTCCCACGGGTGCAGCAGCGAGGAGGAGGCCAGAGCCCAAAAGCCTGGGGCCGGTTAGAGAGGAGGATGCCGCCCCCTGGGAGTGCATCACACTCAATAAGTGTCTGGTCGTAGCCGCCTTCGTGGCCCTGCTGAGCGTGGGATTCCAGGTTTTGCAAG ATGGTGTGGACACAGAAGACGAGGTGTCTAAAGTGGATGCTGTTAGCTGGACACAGCATTACAGCAGCCTACCCCCTGACATCAATGACCAGCTG CCAGAGCCGTGGTTTTTTGAAGGCTGGTTTAGCTCATCAGAATCAAAGGAGTCAGAATTAGCCAAGGTGAAGGAAAAACAGCCGGCAAAGGAAGAACAGCCAGCAAAGGCGAAAGAGGAACAGCCAGCGAAAGAAGAACCGCCGGCAAAGGCGAAGGAAGAACAGCCAGCAAAGGCGAAGGAAGAACAGCCAGCAAAGGCGAAGGAAGAACAGCCAGCAAAGGCGAAGGAAGAACAGCCGGCAGAGGCTCCAGCAGCCCCCGTTACCCAGAAACCaccagagtctgagagagaagagagcCATGCCAAGCAGAAGCAAAGTGAGCAGTGGGGTTTAAAGGCCAAAAGCAAATACATGGAAGCCAAGGCCAGCAAAATCCGCAGGTCTTCCGGAGAAGGTTCCCAGAGAAGAGAGGTGTTCCCCTTCATGAAGAAACCCAAGGAGTCACCCAAGCCACTGGGAGAGGTCCAGGAGAAGGCTTACAAAGAGAGAGGCCATCAGCATAAGAGCGAGTTGGGAGGGAGGAGATCCGACTATCCCAGGAAGCAGAGAGCGGAAGGTGGAAAGCAGcacaggaaggggagagaggagccaaAGAAATACTTCAAGCAAGAGGAAAAGGAAAAGTAcaaggggtggagagaggagaaGCAACACAAAGGTGCCAGGCAGCATCAGAAGGAGAGGGACTACAGCAAGCATCAAGATAGCAGACGTCACGGCTGA